A stretch of the Arachis stenosperma cultivar V10309 chromosome 6, arast.V10309.gnm1.PFL2, whole genome shotgun sequence genome encodes the following:
- the LOC130934097 gene encoding uncharacterized protein LOC130934097, with the protein MTTDDAMQSDALIQGQCIVKDRSLTVLYDSSASHSFVSLTVARELGLDFSELNFDLIVHTPASQNALTSLVCLQVPFTIRNRTFIHDLICLPLCGLEVILGLDWLSKYHVFLDCFERTAVIPSDSLDIKPFLSYTLYLNSVRVTLDGSDCEGER; encoded by the exons ATGACTACTGATGATGCTATGCAATCAGACGCCCTGATCCAAGGTCAGTGTATTGTCAAAGATCGATCTCTAACTGTACTGTATGACTCGAGTGCATCGCATTCCTTTGTTTCTTTAACTGTTGCTCGTGAGTTGGGACTAGATTTCTCTGAGTTGAACtttgatctaattgttcatacACCTGCATCTCAAAATGCTTTGACTAGTTTGGTGTGCCTGCAAGTTCCATTCACTATTAGGAACAGAACTTTTATACATGATCTAATCTGTTTGCCTCTATGTGGTTTAGAAGTTATTCTAGGGTTAGATTGGTTATCTAAGTATCATGTTTTCCTTGATTGCTTTGAAAGAACTGCTGTTATTCCGTCTGATAGTTTAGATATTAAACCATTTTTGTCATATACCTTATATCTGAATTCTGTAAGAGTTACCTTAGACGGGAGTGATTGTGAGGG CGAGAGATAG